In Dryobates pubescens isolate bDryPub1 chromosome 8, bDryPub1.pri, whole genome shotgun sequence, a genomic segment contains:
- the LOC104302919 gene encoding SID1 transmembrane family member 1: MAPFNIAYELLVTRLESFQLETNKAFNFTASPSQPQYFLYKFPEDVDSVIIKVVSDAVYPCSVVSVQDIVCPVYDLDHNVEFNGVYQSMTKQAAITVQRKDFPGEQFFVVFVIKPEDYACGGSVPSSMHGNVNRTWNLQRTKNLQVTIEPSIKKSVYIQAMFFSFLSFLSFYLGSVVVAFVHYIRVQRKASAGRLSPEDGSGIMTSSHPITASTPEGSSYGAIDESSSSGGQQLCSPELKPPAGYDTDSSVEEESDFDTMPEIESDKNVIRTKVFLYLSDLSRKDRRIVSKKYKIYFWNIITIAVFYALPVIQLVITYQTVVNVTGNQDICYYNFLCAHPLGVLSAFNNILSNVGHMLLGFLFLLIVLRRNILHRRAMEMKDIYTLDYGIPKHFGLFYAMGIALMMEGVLSACYHVCPNYSNFQFDTSFMYMIAGLCMLKLYQTRHPDINASAYSAYASFAVVICLAVLGVVFGKNDVWFWVIFSMIHVLASLALSTQIYYMGRFKIDGPDSDLGMFRRAAMVLYTDCIQQCSRPMYMDRMVLLIVGNLVNWSFAVFGLVYRPRDFASYILGIFICNLLLYLAFYIIMKLRSSEKLLPIPLFCIVATAVVWAAALYFFFQNLSSWEETPAESREKNRPCILLGFFDDHDVWHFLSAAALFFSFLVLLTLDDDLDTVRRDKIPVF, from the exons tATTTCCTGTACAAATTTCCTGAGGATGTCGATTCAGTCATCATTAAAGTGGTGTCTGATGCAGTCTATCCATGCTCAGTTGTCTCTGTCCAGGATATTGTG TGCCCAGTGTATGACCTGGACCACAATGTGGAGTTCAACGGCGTTTACCAATCCATGACTAAGCAGGCAGCCATAACAGTGCAG AGAAAGGATTTCCCAGGTGAGCAGTTCTTCGTCGTGTTTGTCATCAAGCCAGAGGATTATGCCTGTGGTGGTTCTGTGCCTTCTTCCATGCATG GGAACGTCAATCGCACCTGGAACCTGCAGCGGACGAAGAACCTTCAAGTGACAATTGAGCCTTCTATCAAAA AGTCTGTGTATATCCAAGCCATGTTCTTCAGTTTCCTGAGTTTCCTCTCCTTTTACCTGGGCTCAGTGGTGGTTGCTTTTGTCCACTACATCAG GGTTCAGAGGAAGGCTTCAGCTGGCAGATTGAGTCCTGAGGATG GATCTGGGATTATGACTTCTTCTCACCCCATTACAGCCAGCACCCCCGAGGGAAGCAGCTATGGTGCTATTG ATGAATCAAGCTCcagtggtgggcagcagctgtgctcccctGAGCTCAAGCCACCAGCTGGTTATGACACAGacagctctgtggaggaggagagTGACTTTGACACCATGCCGGAAATCGAAAGCGATAAGAACGTCATCCGCACTAAG GTGTTCCTCTACCTGTCAGACTTGTCCAGGAAGGACCGAAGGATTGTCAGCAAAAAATACAAAATCTATTTCTG GAACATCATCACCATTGCAGTGTTTTATGCCCTGCCAGTTATCCAGCTTGTCATCACTTACCAGACG GTAGTGAATGTGACAGGCAATCAAGACATCTGCTACTATAACTTTCTGTGTGCTCATCCCCTTGGAGTGCTGAG TGCCTTCAACAACATCCTCAGCAATGTAGGCCACATGCTGCTgggctttctcttcctcctcattgTGCTGCGCAGAAACATTCTCCACCGCCGGGCCATGGAGATGAAAGACATCTATACCCTG gACTATGGCATCCCAAAACATTTTGGCCTCTTTTATGCTATGGGAATTGCTCTGATGATGGAAggggtgctcagtgcctgctACCATGTCTGCCCTAACTACTCCAATTTCCAGTTTG ACACCTCCTTCATGTACATGATTGCAGGACTGTGCATGCTGAAGCTCTACCAGACCCGACACCCAGACATCAATGCCAGCGCCTACTCTGCCTATGCCTCCTTTGCTGTGGTGATCTGCCTGGCTGTCCTTGGAGTG GTGTTTGGGAAAAATGATGTGTGGTTTTGGGTGATTTTCTCCATGATCCATGTTTTGGCCTCGCTGGCTCTCAGCACCCAAATCTACTACATGGGCCGCTTCAAGATAG ATGGCCCTGACTCAG acctggggatgttccGCCGGGCGGCGATGGTGCTGTACACAGACTGCATCCAGCAGTGCAGTCGGCCAATGTACATG GACAGGATGGTGCTGCTCATTGTTGGAAACCTGGTCAACTGGTCCTT tGCTGTCTTTGGGCTGGTGTATCGGCCCAGAGATTTTGCCTCCTACATACTGGGGATCTTTATCTGTAACCTGCTGCTGTACCTGGCTTTCTACATCATCATGAAG CTCCGCAGCTCTGAGAAGctcctgcccatccccctgttcTGCAttgtggccacagcagtggtgtgggcagctgcCCTCTACTTCTTCTTCCAGAacctcagcagctgggag gagactccagcagagtCCCGGGAGAAGAACCGGCCCTGCATCCTGCTGGGCTTCTTCGATGACCATGatgtctggcacttcctctctgcagctgccttgttcttctcctttctg GTCCTGCTGACCCTGGATGATGACCTGGACACGGTGCGCAGGGACAAGATCCCAGTGttctga